One genomic segment of Pseudomonas sp. RU47 includes these proteins:
- a CDS encoding c-type cytochrome has translation MKVLLIASLAILSITQTSLSFADNANGKNLFLQRCAVCHGADIKATGPLANKSQPPTPDLTTAIFKKRLHDYPGVIVSSIILRPNGDLIPRTLRDNGIKIAPHAWSVQDFRDLNQYMSRVISESR, from the coding sequence ATGAAAGTATTGCTCATCGCTTCGCTTGCAATTTTGTCGATAACTCAAACATCTTTGTCCTTCGCCGATAACGCCAATGGCAAAAATCTTTTTTTACAGCGATGTGCGGTGTGCCATGGAGCAGATATCAAGGCAACAGGCCCCTTGGCGAATAAAAGCCAACCGCCGACGCCTGACCTGACAACAGCCATCTTCAAGAAGCGACTGCATGATTATCCAGGCGTCATCGTCTCCTCGATCATTCTTCGCCCCAATGGCGACCTGATTCCAAGAACCCTGCGGGACAACGGCATAAAAATCGCGCCGCACGCCTGGAGCGTTCAGGACTTTCGCGACTTGAATCAATACATGAGTCGTGTGATTTCAGAGAGTCGGTGA
- a CDS encoding TetR/AcrR family transcriptional regulator, whose translation MARTGRPRAFDRDDAVDQAMQLFWQHGYDSTSLSLLKAELGGGISAPSFYAAFGSKEALFDECVQRYLATFAQVTECLWDQTLPPRQAIETALRQSARMQCDDGHPKGCMVTLGVMSAPSPENAHVAQALTHSRARTRAGIVACVERGVSEGLLADDTNAAAMATVFDSFLQGISILARDDTPIESIDAAITQVMRTWDVARTTAPAPEQA comes from the coding sequence ATGGCCAGAACCGGCCGCCCCCGCGCATTCGATCGCGACGACGCCGTCGACCAGGCCATGCAATTGTTCTGGCAACACGGCTACGACTCGACATCCCTTTCACTGTTGAAGGCTGAACTGGGCGGCGGCATTTCCGCACCGAGTTTCTACGCCGCGTTCGGCTCCAAAGAAGCCCTGTTCGACGAATGCGTGCAGCGTTACCTGGCGACCTTCGCCCAAGTCACCGAATGCCTGTGGGACCAAACCCTGCCGCCACGCCAAGCCATCGAAACCGCCCTGCGCCAATCGGCACGCATGCAATGCGACGACGGCCACCCGAAAGGCTGCATGGTCACCCTCGGCGTCATGAGCGCGCCGAGCCCGGAAAACGCCCACGTCGCTCAAGCCCTCACCCACTCCCGCGCCCGAACCCGCGCGGGGATTGTGGCGTGCGTCGAGCGTGGTGTGAGTGAAGGGCTGTTAGCGGACGACACGAACGCAGCCGCGATGGCGACGGTGTTCGATAGTTTCCTGCAGGGGATTTCCATCCTTGCTCGGGATGACACGCCGATCGAGAGCATTGATGCGGCGATTACGCAGGTGATGCGGACTTGGGATGTGGCCCGTACCACCGCACCTGCACCAGAACAGGCATGA
- a CDS encoding ATP-binding protein yields the protein MKGVWMLKQHKENQPLQIHVIYTHTEVLLSRHPYASWREIQNQYPDYITSLGPWDDQAVIEYLIDEYPELSPHPKEQVAALIADTEETKVITTVHSPARQP from the coding sequence ATGAAAGGCGTCTGGATGCTCAAACAGCATAAGGAAAACCAGCCATTGCAAATCCACGTTATTTACACCCACACCGAGGTGCTGCTCTCCAGACACCCTTACGCCTCATGGAGAGAAATTCAGAATCAGTACCCTGACTACATCACATCGCTCGGCCCCTGGGATGACCAAGCCGTTATCGAATACCTGATCGATGAATACCCCGAACTTTCTCCCCATCCGAAAGAGCAGGTCGCAGCGCTCATCGCGGATACTGAAGAGACAAAAGTGATAACAACAGTACATTCACCGGCTAGACAGCCTTAG
- a CDS encoding enhanced serine sensitivity protein SseB C-terminal domain-containing protein — MDISNTQEENTLEQSLELAAKEPARRPDFFKTLLNSMVYVPGSTGAGKGHIDLEAGSQISIAHWEKQDGTAVIPFFTSLQTLEQSIARGESYLEIPARSLFEMTLGTPLFLEPKSPYGKEFLPEEVQSLLSAEIGRTTQRTLEKDAHVQLGQPAQYPTKMVNALTQLFAKHRNIKRGFLALMYNVTTDEKPHLVVGIEADGDIELILREASQVARDTAPDGEDVGLYRIQEGEQDLSDYFFTQTTPFYQRTLGSKLRSLFGFGKA; from the coding sequence ATGGACATCAGCAATACCCAGGAAGAAAACACACTAGAACAATCGCTCGAGTTGGCTGCGAAAGAACCTGCCCGCCGACCTGATTTTTTCAAGACGCTGTTGAACTCAATGGTTTATGTCCCGGGTTCGACCGGCGCGGGTAAGGGACACATTGACCTTGAGGCTGGCAGCCAAATCAGCATCGCACATTGGGAAAAGCAGGACGGCACGGCAGTCATCCCGTTTTTTACCTCGCTGCAAACGCTGGAGCAGTCCATAGCTCGTGGCGAGTCCTACCTGGAAATTCCGGCCAGATCCCTGTTTGAAATGACGCTGGGCACTCCGCTTTTCCTGGAACCGAAGTCGCCCTATGGCAAAGAGTTTCTCCCGGAAGAAGTGCAAAGCCTGCTGTCCGCCGAGATTGGCCGGACAACACAACGCACATTGGAAAAAGACGCCCACGTGCAACTCGGGCAGCCCGCGCAATATCCAACAAAAATGGTTAACGCGCTCACGCAGCTATTCGCCAAACATCGCAACATCAAGCGTGGGTTTCTGGCGCTTATGTACAACGTAACGACGGATGAAAAGCCTCACCTGGTGGTTGGCATCGAAGCGGACGGCGATATTGAATTGATCTTGCGCGAAGCCAGTCAAGTTGCCAGGGACACCGCACCCGATGGCGAAGACGTTGGCCTGTATCGCATTCAGGAAGGTGAGCAGGACCTGAGCGATTACTTCTTTACACAAACCACTCCGTTCTATCAGCGGACGTTGGGCAGCAAACTGCGTTCATTGTTTGGTTTTGGTAAAGCGTGA
- a CDS encoding TonB-dependent receptor family protein, whose protein sequence is MPSSKSLPTALLGLALACPAMAETQGLELGQVLISAEDRNGSDVSVEEAKARLEQVPGGTSVVDMRQPLQGRVASNQDVLAYQPGVYAQSAGNEGVKISVRGSGINRAPGAHASGLYTLLDGLPLTGPGGTPYELLEPLWVDHVEVLRGANGFDRGSLALGGAIDYVSHTGYDAPKLQVRYATGSHGYQQRQVSSGQVLGDFDYYVSLTDSNADGYQDHTASESKGLIANFGYRFNPNLETRFYIRYRETDNDLAGRVTKHSIEHSPRAANPSYVARDDSRKQPGSTFIGNKTTYYIDDDSSIQTGLVYHDYPMDLREGPNRLKVAYTDVSGTFDYKRRDTIFGMESRSNVGLRVTKHLPNDGASEFVRIPSGNTASYVPGTRMRNFTYQGSDTVLHFGNDLEIADDLWLTTGLAAIYTRRESDVTYPQSGGKTSMNDWDYAPRLGLRYQITPDLQVFGNLSRSVEAPHPWSLIYSSNVRFPAGSGAATGTQKDPIELQNQTATTLELGGRGDSVIGEWSLAWYYAQVRHELLSVLPDANAVTPYELNASPTVHQGIEASLNSKLWSAADGRQLSLRQAYTFSDFHYRDDDRFGDNRLPGLPMHYYQGELRYDWPQGFFAAVNTQLVSKVAVDYANSYYADPYALFGATLGYNAPKGDWQTWVDMRNLTNKHYAATVTPGYDDKGLDAARSTPGEGMGVYVGVSWSLL, encoded by the coding sequence ATGCCGTCGTCCAAATCCCTGCCCACCGCCCTGCTCGGCCTGGCGCTCGCCTGCCCGGCGATGGCCGAGACTCAAGGTCTGGAATTGGGGCAAGTACTGATTTCGGCCGAGGATCGCAACGGTAGTGATGTCTCTGTTGAGGAAGCCAAGGCCCGCCTCGAACAGGTGCCCGGCGGCACCAGCGTGGTCGACATGCGCCAGCCATTGCAGGGCCGCGTGGCGAGCAATCAGGATGTGCTGGCGTATCAGCCGGGGGTTTATGCGCAGTCGGCGGGCAACGAAGGCGTGAAAATCTCGGTGCGTGGCTCAGGCATCAACCGGGCACCGGGCGCTCACGCGTCGGGGCTGTACACCCTGCTCGACGGTCTGCCGTTGACCGGCCCGGGCGGCACGCCTTACGAATTGCTCGAGCCGTTGTGGGTCGATCACGTTGAAGTGCTGCGCGGCGCCAACGGTTTTGATCGCGGTTCGCTGGCACTTGGCGGCGCCATCGATTACGTCAGCCACACCGGCTACGACGCGCCGAAACTGCAAGTGCGCTACGCGACTGGAAGCCACGGCTATCAGCAGCGTCAGGTCAGTTCCGGGCAAGTGCTCGGCGATTTCGATTACTACGTGTCGCTCACCGATTCCAACGCCGACGGCTATCAGGATCACACCGCCAGCGAGAGCAAAGGCCTGATCGCCAACTTCGGTTATCGCTTCAACCCGAACCTGGAAACCCGCTTCTATATCCGCTACCGCGAAACCGACAACGACCTCGCCGGCCGCGTAACCAAGCACTCCATCGAACACTCGCCTCGCGCGGCCAATCCGTCCTACGTGGCGCGCGACGATAGCCGCAAACAGCCGGGCAGCACCTTCATCGGCAACAAGACCACCTATTACATCGACGACGATTCGAGCATCCAGACCGGCCTCGTTTATCACGACTACCCGATGGACCTGCGCGAAGGTCCGAACCGTTTGAAGGTCGCCTACACCGACGTCAGTGGCACCTTCGACTACAAACGCCGCGACACGATTTTCGGCATGGAAAGCCGCAGCAACGTCGGCCTGCGCGTGACCAAACACCTGCCCAACGACGGCGCCAGCGAATTCGTGCGCATCCCCAGCGGCAACACCGCCAGCTACGTGCCCGGCACGCGCATGCGCAACTTCACTTATCAGGGTTCGGACACGGTTCTGCACTTTGGTAACGATCTGGAAATCGCCGACGACCTCTGGCTGACCACCGGTCTCGCCGCCATCTACACCCGCCGCGAAAGCGACGTGACCTACCCGCAAAGCGGCGGCAAAACCAGCATGAACGACTGGGATTACGCGCCGCGCCTCGGCCTGCGCTACCAGATCACCCCGGATCTGCAAGTGTTCGGCAACCTCAGCCGCTCGGTTGAAGCACCACACCCGTGGTCGCTGATCTACAGCTCCAACGTGCGTTTCCCGGCTGGCAGCGGCGCCGCGACCGGCACGCAGAAAGACCCGATCGAATTGCAGAACCAGACCGCCACCACGCTAGAGCTGGGTGGTCGTGGCGACAGCGTCATCGGTGAGTGGAGTCTGGCGTGGTACTACGCGCAGGTGCGGCATGAACTGCTGTCGGTGTTGCCGGATGCCAATGCCGTCACGCCGTATGAACTGAACGCCAGCCCGACCGTGCACCAAGGCATCGAAGCCAGCCTCAACAGCAAACTCTGGTCGGCGGCCGATGGCCGTCAGTTGAGCTTGCGCCAGGCGTATACCTTCAGCGACTTCCACTATCGAGATGATGATCGTTTTGGTGACAACCGCCTGCCCGGTCTGCCAATGCATTACTACCAGGGTGAGTTGCGTTACGACTGGCCGCAGGGTTTCTTCGCGGCGGTGAATACGCAACTGGTGTCCAAGGTAGCGGTGGATTACGCCAACAGCTACTACGCCGATCCGTATGCACTGTTCGGCGCGACGCTGGGTTACAACGCGCCGAAGGGTGACTGGCAGACGTGGGTGGATATGCGCAACCTGACCAACAAACACTACGCAGCAACGGTCACACCGGGGTATGACGACAAGGGACTGGATGCGGCGCGGTCTACTCCGGGTGAAGGGATGGGGGTTTATGTCGGGGTTTCGTGGAGTTTGCTCTGA
- the sseB gene encoding enhanced serine sensitivity protein SseB has protein sequence MDSQPENLLEKSLKRAADEPAHRPEFFNTLLNSNVYILGTAGEADGHVNLQAGSNISIAHWQKPDGTPVIPFFSSLQTLQQSIDSEQTYLEIPARSLFEITLGALLCLNPKSPYGKEFFPQEVHNLLADAVGQTATQRTVEKETNVLLGQPAEYPSQMVHSLTQLFAKHSNVKRGFLALMHDTSVDEKPHLIVGIEADGDIERVMREAGNVAGDTAPQGEPVDLCRVSQGEAGLSDYFLRETTPFYERKWGNKLRSFLGFGKA, from the coding sequence ATGGATTCCCAACCAGAAAACCTGCTGGAAAAAAGCCTCAAACGGGCCGCCGACGAACCGGCACATCGTCCGGAGTTTTTCAACACTCTGTTGAATTCGAACGTTTACATTCTCGGCACCGCCGGAGAGGCAGACGGCCACGTCAATCTCCAAGCCGGCAGCAACATCAGCATCGCCCATTGGCAAAAACCGGATGGCACCCCGGTCATCCCGTTTTTCTCGTCCCTGCAAACACTGCAACAGTCCATCGACAGCGAGCAGACCTACCTCGAAATACCCGCCCGATCGTTGTTCGAAATCACACTGGGCGCCCTGCTCTGTCTGAATCCGAAGTCGCCTTACGGCAAAGAGTTTTTCCCGCAAGAGGTGCACAATTTGCTCGCCGATGCCGTTGGCCAGACCGCCACGCAACGCACGGTCGAGAAAGAAACCAACGTGCTGCTCGGCCAGCCTGCCGAATACCCGTCACAAATGGTCCACTCGCTCACGCAACTGTTCGCCAAACATTCCAATGTGAAGCGCGGGTTTCTGGCATTGATGCATGACACCTCGGTGGACGAAAAACCGCACTTGATCGTGGGCATTGAGGCGGACGGCGATATTGAGCGGGTTATGCGTGAGGCGGGCAATGTTGCCGGGGATACCGCGCCGCAGGGCGAGCCGGTTGATTTGTGCCGTGTGTCCCAAGGCGAAGCCGGCCTGAGTGATTACTTTCTCAGGGAAACCACGCCCTTCTATGAGCGCAAGTGGGGCAATAAACTGCGTTCTTTTCTGGGGTTTGGTAAAGCGTGA
- the msrA gene encoding peptide-methionine (S)-S-oxide reductase MsrA, producing MTTQTETAILAGGCFWGMQDLLRRYPGVLQTRVGYTGGDVPNATYRNHGDHAEAIEITFDPAVISYRQILEFFFQIHDPSTPNRQGNDLGRSYRSAIYYLSEEQRDIAEDTAADVDASKLWPGRVVTEIEPAGPFWEAEPEHQDYLERIPNGYTCHFIRPNWKLPKRG from the coding sequence ATGACCACTCAAACCGAAACCGCCATCCTCGCCGGCGGCTGCTTCTGGGGCATGCAGGATCTGCTGCGGCGCTATCCCGGCGTGTTGCAGACTCGCGTCGGTTACACCGGCGGCGATGTGCCGAACGCTACTTATCGCAACCATGGCGACCACGCCGAGGCCATCGAAATCACCTTCGATCCTGCCGTGATCAGCTATCGACAGATCCTCGAGTTTTTCTTCCAGATTCACGACCCAAGCACGCCCAACCGTCAGGGCAACGACCTCGGTCGCAGCTACCGTTCGGCGATTTACTACCTCAGCGAAGAACAACGCGACATCGCCGAGGACACGGCTGCCGATGTCGACGCCTCAAAACTGTGGCCGGGCCGCGTGGTGACCGAAATCGAACCGGCGGGGCCGTTCTGGGAAGCGGAACCGGAACACCAGGATTACCTCGAGCGCATTCCGAATGGCTACACCTGCCATTTCATTCGCCCGAACTGGAAGCTGCCGAAGCGCGGGTGA
- a CDS encoding MFS transporter codes for MTPSLTLSAAPKRLPIGALLALAMTGFICIVTETLPAGLLPLISEGLAISPSMAGQMVTAYALGSVLAVIPMTIATRGWRRRNVLLLTIVGFLLFNSITALSSHYGVTLVARFFAGVAAGLAWSLLAGYARRMVEPDQQGKALALAMVGTPIALSLGVPLGTWLGGLVGWRTTFGLMSALTLILIVWVLVKVPDYPPQPAHQRLSLRRVLTTPGVRPVLAVVISWMLAHNILYTYIAPFVAPAGLADRVDLVLLVFGLAALSGIWLTAKLVEPLLRKTVLVSLATFALVCVVFGFWGRVPQVIYLGVLVWGLSFGGAATLLQTALADAAGDGADVALSLNVVAWNSAIAGSGVVGGVLLDRWGVASFPWAMVVLVSVGFAIAFGARGHGFRSGPRVAGAAAVAGH; via the coding sequence GTGACACCTTCATTGACTCTATCGGCGGCGCCGAAACGCCTGCCCATCGGCGCGCTGCTGGCGCTGGCCATGACCGGTTTTATCTGCATCGTCACCGAAACCCTGCCCGCCGGGCTGTTGCCGCTGATCAGCGAAGGCTTGGCGATTTCACCTTCGATGGCCGGGCAGATGGTCACCGCGTATGCGCTGGGCTCGGTGCTGGCGGTGATTCCGATGACCATTGCCACTCGTGGCTGGCGTCGACGCAATGTGTTGCTGCTGACCATTGTCGGTTTTCTGCTGTTCAACTCGATCACGGCGCTGTCGTCGCACTATGGTGTGACGCTGGTGGCGCGTTTCTTTGCGGGGGTGGCGGCAGGGTTGGCGTGGAGTTTGTTGGCCGGTTATGCGCGGCGCATGGTTGAGCCTGATCAGCAGGGCAAAGCGTTGGCACTGGCCATGGTCGGTACGCCGATTGCCCTGTCACTAGGCGTGCCGCTCGGCACATGGCTCGGTGGCCTCGTCGGATGGCGCACGACGTTTGGCCTGATGTCGGCCCTGACGTTGATACTGATCGTTTGGGTGTTGGTGAAGGTGCCGGATTATCCGCCGCAGCCTGCGCATCAGCGTCTGTCGTTGCGCCGCGTGTTGACCACGCCGGGTGTGCGGCCGGTGCTGGCGGTGGTGATCAGCTGGATGCTGGCGCACAACATTCTCTACACCTACATCGCCCCGTTTGTGGCGCCGGCGGGGCTGGCGGATCGTGTAGATCTGGTGTTGTTGGTGTTTGGTCTCGCAGCGTTGTCGGGGATCTGGCTGACCGCGAAACTGGTTGAGCCGCTGTTGCGCAAGACCGTGCTGGTGAGCTTGGCGACGTTTGCATTGGTTTGCGTGGTGTTTGGCTTTTGGGGGCGTGTACCGCAGGTGATTTACCTCGGCGTGTTGGTGTGGGGATTGAGTTTTGGTGGCGCGGCGACGTTGTTGCAGACGGCTCTGGCGGATGCGGCGGGGGATGGCGCAGACGTGGCGTTGTCGTTGAATGTGGTGGCGTGGAATAGCGCGATTGCAGGCAGCGGGGTGGTCGGTGGGGTGTTGCTCGACCGCTGGGGCGTCGCCTCGTTTCCCTGGGCCATGGTGGTGCTGGTGAGCGTGGGGTTTGCCATTGCCTTCGGCGCTCGGGGGCACGGGTTCAGATCGGGGCCGCGTGTTGCTGGAGCGGCTGCGGTTGCCGGGCACTGA